In Planctomycetia bacterium, the following are encoded in one genomic region:
- a CDS encoding multiheme c-type cytochrome: MSVARQFVKASLVAAWATVGIAWLATAPRADGPEELTLPAANAAQPSQAKWVGVGGCAAAACHGGEVEKPRGEYTTWISRDSHSRAYSVLFNETSLQMARQLAGGDASRALPPHEDRRCLACHAPTGPDSERSPQLVGDGVGCEACHGAADKWASAHSTIDWKSLAPAEKATKRKQLGMTDTRDVLVRTQQCVRCHVGEGEADVTHDLIAAGHPRLSFEMGTFHDQMPKHWSHEAERSADRAFEAKLWVVGQLTAAAAHFELIAARAERGNRIEFANYDCYACHHELRARGTRPQNTPGETHGALRLLTWYVPDKGLWDVLRDEDTKAIVALESDRAALLARFLADHLRGWALEQQLLRQWGRDDIEEILKKLAATPPEHATWDQCTQWYLAIVATERARLDHYDAPPLGAAAERDQHVQLQLQAIKELLNFSAGDANHVLNSPRDFDPQAFTDAAQRLSKLLQERKASGGNP, translated from the coding sequence ATGAGCGTGGCGCGTCAATTCGTGAAAGCGTCGCTAGTCGCCGCGTGGGCCACGGTAGGAATTGCCTGGCTCGCCACAGCGCCGCGCGCCGACGGGCCGGAGGAATTGACGTTGCCAGCGGCGAATGCGGCACAGCCAAGTCAAGCCAAGTGGGTCGGTGTCGGCGGGTGCGCCGCGGCGGCCTGCCATGGCGGCGAAGTGGAGAAACCGCGCGGCGAGTACACAACGTGGATCTCGCGCGATTCCCACTCCCGAGCCTACTCGGTCCTGTTCAACGAAACGTCGCTCCAGATGGCGCGGCAGTTGGCCGGCGGCGACGCTTCGAGGGCCCTGCCGCCGCATGAGGATCGACGTTGCCTGGCATGCCATGCGCCGACGGGGCCTGATTCGGAGCGATCACCGCAACTCGTCGGCGACGGCGTCGGCTGCGAAGCCTGCCACGGCGCGGCGGACAAATGGGCCTCCGCACACTCCACGATCGACTGGAAGAGTCTGGCACCGGCAGAGAAAGCGACAAAACGCAAGCAGTTGGGCATGACCGACACGCGCGACGTATTGGTCCGCACCCAGCAATGCGTCCGCTGCCACGTTGGCGAAGGTGAGGCCGACGTCACGCACGACCTGATCGCGGCCGGTCACCCGCGACTCAGTTTCGAGATGGGCACGTTTCACGATCAAATGCCCAAGCACTGGTCGCACGAGGCGGAACGAAGTGCCGACCGGGCCTTCGAAGCCAAACTCTGGGTAGTGGGACAGTTGACCGCGGCGGCGGCGCATTTCGAACTAATCGCCGCTCGTGCGGAACGGGGCAATAGGATTGAATTCGCCAATTACGACTGCTATGCGTGCCATCATGAGTTGCGCGCGCGCGGCACGCGACCACAGAACACGCCTGGCGAGACGCATGGCGCGTTGCGATTGCTGACTTGGTATGTTCCAGACAAGGGTCTCTGGGATGTGCTTCGCGATGAGGATACGAAAGCGATCGTGGCGCTCGAATCCGACCGGGCCGCATTGCTCGCGCGATTTTTGGCCGACCATTTACGCGGCTGGGCACTGGAGCAGCAGTTACTTCGCCAATGGGGTCGCGACGACATCGAGGAAATTCTGAAGAAGCTGGCCGCCACGCCGCCAGAGCACGCTACTTGGGACCAGTGCACGCAATGGTATTTGGCCATCGTGGCCACCGAACGCGCGCGGTTGGATCATTACGACGCGCCGCCCTTGGGCGCAGCGGCGGAGCGTGATCAGCACGTGCAATTGCAGTTGCAGGCAATCAAAGAGTTGCTCAATTTCTCGGCCGGCGACGCGAATCACGTGTTGAATAGCCCGCGAGACTTTGATCCCCAGGCATTTACCGATGCCGCACAACGCTTGAGCAAGTTGCTTCAAGAACGCAAAGCGTCGGGAGGTAATCCATGA
- a CDS encoding multiheme c-type cytochrome, giving the protein MTRTRAGLLSASAMLALVVLAWPSVNAADLAGKAELAVADANSEPLYSGVFACLGCHSAGEQSPYVESLALVRMDEVRVWHEQDKHSLAYCVLSGELGRQMSERLGVNVTTAKECLACHAPRHEQRSADSNAPPNYKLSEGVSCEDCHGGSRGWHRLHVLKDQWRELSPEQKQSHGMNDLRDPLTRANVCLDCHVGNAKEGQIVTHAMYAAGHPPLASIDIVAYANDMPRHWRTPGEQAERGAARVETDPIADARMAMAGHLAAGERSLRLATRAYEGLPDFANFDCDACHHELSSPSWRQARLTRGMPGRPMFREWPLQMAALTSELVAADGSNDTVRGSLNEISGALQSRPFGGDGKASAAAALALADMWARQAEKLAAAGQQPSDSKRWTDAILERALDSQQPPDYDTARTLAWLLKYAVSTPSDEANTEAEVAWNELDSQLGLSIPHGSASSVAEVCDLGGEDVDNGPALQGTNRRTQPAATRPATVSQTLPQTLRARANYDPVKFQQAIQRFADSARTR; this is encoded by the coding sequence ATGACGCGAACGCGAGCCGGACTGCTTAGCGCTTCGGCAATGCTTGCGCTGGTTGTGCTTGCTTGGCCGTCGGTGAACGCCGCCGACCTTGCTGGGAAAGCCGAGCTGGCCGTGGCTGATGCGAACAGTGAGCCGTTGTATTCCGGCGTCTTCGCGTGCTTGGGCTGCCACAGCGCCGGTGAGCAGTCGCCCTATGTCGAAAGCCTGGCGCTCGTGCGGATGGACGAAGTACGAGTGTGGCACGAGCAGGACAAGCACAGTCTGGCGTATTGCGTGCTATCAGGCGAACTCGGACGACAGATGTCTGAGAGGCTGGGCGTCAATGTAACGACGGCCAAGGAATGCTTGGCCTGCCACGCGCCGCGTCATGAGCAACGGAGCGCCGATTCCAATGCACCGCCCAACTACAAGCTTTCCGAAGGCGTATCCTGCGAAGACTGCCACGGCGGCTCGCGCGGTTGGCACCGGCTACATGTCTTGAAAGACCAATGGCGCGAACTGTCGCCGGAACAAAAACAATCGCACGGGATGAACGACCTCCGCGATCCGCTGACGCGGGCGAACGTGTGCCTCGATTGCCATGTCGGCAACGCGAAAGAAGGCCAGATCGTCACGCACGCGATGTACGCCGCCGGACATCCGCCGCTCGCGAGCATCGATATCGTCGCCTACGCCAACGACATGCCGCGACATTGGCGAACGCCGGGTGAACAGGCCGAGCGCGGCGCGGCGCGGGTCGAGACGGATCCAATTGCGGACGCGCGCATGGCAATGGCGGGCCATCTAGCTGCGGGAGAACGTTCGCTGCGGTTGGCTACTCGCGCTTACGAGGGCCTGCCTGACTTCGCGAACTTCGATTGCGACGCTTGTCATCATGAATTGTCGTCGCCGAGTTGGCGGCAGGCGCGGCTCACGCGCGGTATGCCTGGGCGACCGATGTTCCGAGAGTGGCCGTTGCAGATGGCGGCGCTGACATCGGAACTTGTGGCCGCGGATGGATCGAATGACACCGTACGTGGCTCGCTCAACGAAATCAGCGGAGCGCTCCAGTCGCGTCCCTTCGGCGGCGATGGGAAAGCAAGCGCGGCAGCTGCGCTCGCCCTGGCCGACATGTGGGCACGGCAAGCGGAAAAACTCGCCGCCGCTGGCCAGCAGCCATCGGATAGCAAGCGCTGGACCGACGCGATTTTGGAGCGAGCCCTCGATTCCCAGCAGCCGCCGGACTACGATACAGCGCGGACCTTGGCCTGGTTGCTGAAGTACGCAGTGAGTACGCCAAGCGACGAAGCAAACACCGAGGCCGAAGTCGCGTGGAATGAACTCGACAGCCAGCTCGGACTATCCATCCCGCACGGCAGCGCGTCTTCTGTAGCCGAGGTCTGTGACCTCGGCGGAGAGGACGTCGACAACGGACCGGCGCTGCAAGGCACAAACCGTCGCACGCAACCGGCAGCTACGAGACCGGCCACCGTATCTCAAACGCTCCCGCAAACATTACGCGCCAGAGCGAACTACGATCCAGTGAAATTCCAGCAAGCCATTCAGCGATTCGCCGATAGCGCCCGAACTCGATAG
- a CDS encoding MBL fold metallo-hydrolase has protein sequence MARITFHGAAETVTGSKYLLEAGDTSVLIDCGLFQGLKELRLRNWAALPFKASTVDACVLTHVHIDHVGYLPKFVQQGFHGPVYGTPVTVELCDLMLYDSAKNQESDAEHANRHGYTKHHPAQALYDEHDVTRTLKLLRRQSLGAWFQAAGPIWCRYHDAGHLLGSAMIEVEIRDQSPPLRILFSGDVGRYNAPLYHDPSPPTACDYLICESTYGNRDHPEEAILDQLCEVVLAGNARGGVLLTASFAVGRAQQFVYLMEILIAQGRIPEMPIYIDSPMAVDATHIFQTYRADHDLAEGKLRGKGSELFGPNVQLARSAEESKRINIEKGPAMIIASSGMMTGGRILHHLKQRLPDPKNTIVLGGFQAIGTRGRQLQEGARSIRIHGRDIPVRANIASASSLSGHAGRSELLRWLADLPAPRQVFLTHGEKASSESFAAALRTTRQWDVVVPRMGQAFEL, from the coding sequence ATGGCCCGAATCACCTTTCATGGCGCGGCCGAGACCGTGACCGGCTCCAAATACTTGTTGGAGGCCGGCGACACGAGCGTGCTGATCGATTGCGGGTTGTTTCAGGGGTTGAAGGAGTTACGCCTACGCAACTGGGCCGCGTTGCCATTCAAGGCCTCGACCGTCGACGCCTGCGTGCTGACGCACGTGCATATCGATCACGTCGGCTACCTGCCGAAGTTCGTGCAACAGGGCTTTCACGGCCCAGTGTATGGCACGCCAGTGACGGTGGAATTGTGCGATCTGATGCTATACGACTCTGCCAAGAACCAGGAATCGGACGCCGAGCATGCGAACCGGCACGGATATACCAAGCATCACCCCGCCCAGGCGCTCTACGACGAGCATGACGTGACTCGGACGCTCAAGTTGTTGCGACGCCAATCGCTCGGCGCTTGGTTCCAGGCCGCCGGTCCGATCTGGTGTCGGTATCACGACGCCGGGCATCTGCTGGGCAGCGCGATGATCGAAGTCGAGATTCGCGATCAATCGCCGCCGTTACGCATTCTATTTTCGGGCGACGTCGGGCGTTACAACGCGCCGCTGTATCATGATCCGTCGCCGCCGACTGCGTGCGACTATTTGATTTGCGAGAGCACCTACGGCAACCGCGATCATCCGGAAGAGGCGATTCTCGACCAACTCTGCGAAGTGGTGCTGGCGGGCAACGCGCGCGGCGGGGTGTTGCTCACCGCGTCGTTTGCCGTGGGGCGCGCACAGCAATTCGTTTACCTCATGGAGATCCTGATCGCGCAGGGCCGCATCCCGGAGATGCCGATCTATATCGACAGCCCTATGGCGGTCGACGCCACGCACATCTTTCAGACCTACCGTGCGGACCACGATCTCGCCGAAGGCAAGCTGCGCGGCAAGGGGAGTGAGCTTTTCGGTCCGAACGTGCAGTTAGCCCGCAGCGCCGAGGAATCGAAGCGGATCAACATCGAAAAAGGCCCAGCGATGATTATCGCCTCTTCCGGGATGATGACGGGCGGGCGGATTCTCCATCATCTCAAGCAGCGATTGCCGGACCCGAAGAACACGATCGTGCTTGGCGGCTTTCAAGCCATCGGCACGCGCGGGCGGCAACTGCAGGAAGGCGCGAGATCGATTCGCATTCATGGCCGCGATATCCCAGTGCGAGCAAACATCGCATCTGCATCGAGCCTCAGCGGCCATGCGGGGCGGAGCGAGTTGCTACGCTGGCTCGCCGATCTCCCCGCGCCGCGGCAAGTGTTCTTGACGCATGGCGAAAAGGCGAGTTCGGAGTCGTTCGCGGCGGCATTGCGCACGACGCGGCAATGGGATGTCGTAGTTCCACGGATGGGGCAGGCTTTTGAGTTGTAG